One Silene latifolia isolate original U9 population chromosome 4, ASM4854445v1, whole genome shotgun sequence DNA segment encodes these proteins:
- the LOC141653196 gene encoding calcium-dependent protein kinase 30-like, which translates to MGNVCFRPKDKHIIKRPNPYAPRGPIQIQPTPKNDPKISDKYVIGRELGRGEFGVTSLCIDRETKLKFAVKSISKIKLRTAVDVEDVRREVDIMSKMPVHPNIVRLKAVYEDNEAVHLVMELCEGGELFNRIVARGHYSERAAATVVKTVAEVVRMCHTNGVIHRDLKPENFLFANKKENAPLKAIDFGLSVFFRPGEKFTEIVGSPYYMAPEVLKRYYGPEVDIWSAGVILYILLCGVPPFYAETERGVALAILRGRVDFKRKPWPQISDNAKNLVKQMLEPDPMKRLTAQQVLEHPWIQNAKQTSNVPLGDIVRSRLKQFAGMNRFKKKALRVIAEHLSVEQVEIMRDMFTLMDVESNGKITYNELRTGLKKVGSQLGDAEIKLLMEVGDVDRDGYLDYGEFVAVTIHLQKIENDEHFQKAFMYFDKDGSGYIELAELRDGLVDESGDTDSEVLREIMREVDTDKDGRISYEEFVAMMKSGIDWRKASKQYSRERFNSLSLNLMKDGSLQLQDGMTKEARKYRKK; encoded by the exons ATGGGGAACGTTTGTTTTCGACCCAAAGATAAACACATTATAAAAAGACCCAACCCGTATGCACCAAGAGGTCCAATCCAAATTCAACCCACCCCCAAAAATGACCCAAAGATAAGCGATAAGTATGTAATTGGTCGTGAGCTTGGACGTGGTGAATTTGGTGTAACAAGTTTATGTATAGACCGAGAAACTAAACTTAAGTTTGCGGTTAAATCAATTTCCAAAATAAAGTTGCGAACCGCGGTTGACGTGGAAGATGTAAGAAGAGAAGTTGACATAATGAGCAAAATGCCAGTTCACCCGAATATAGTCCGGCTCAAGGCGGTTTATGAGGATAATGAGGCTGTTCACTTGGTCATGGAGCTATGTGAGGGTGGAGAGTTGTTCAACCGGATAGTGGCACGTGGGCATTACTCGGAACGGGCTGCGGCTACGGTGGTGAAGACTGTTGCTGAGGTTGTAAGGATGTGCCATACGAATGGTGTCATTCATAGAGACTTGAAACCTGAGAATTTCTTGTTTGCTAATAAAAAGGAGAATGCTCCTTTGAAGGCTATTGATTTTGGTCTCTCCGTTTTTTTCCGGCCTG GAGAAAAATTCACTGAAATAGTTGGCAGTCCATACTACATGGCTCCAGAAGTTTTGAAGAGGTATTATGGACCTGAAGTGGATATATGGAGTGCTGGAGTTATTTTGTATATTCTTCTTTGCGGCGTTCCTCCTTTTTATGCAG AGACGGAGCGAGGTGTCGCTTTGGCAATTTTGCGAGGGCGGGTTGATTTTAAGAGGAAACCATGGCCTCAAATATCTGATAATGCTAAGAACCTTGTCAAACAGATGTTGGAACCTGACCCTATGAAGCGCTTGACTGCGCAGCAAGTTCTTG AACATCCCTGGATACAGAATGCAAAGCAAACTTCAAATGTGCCATTAGGAGATATAGTGAGGTCACGGCTTAAGCagtttgcaggaatgaaccgatTCAAGAAGAAAGCACTCCGG GTCATAGCTGAACATTTATCAGTTGAACAAGTAGAAATTATGCGAGACATGTTCACGCTGATGGATGTTGAAAGTAATGGAAAAATAACATACAATGAGCTGAGGACTGGACTCAAAAAGGTCGGTTCTCAACTGGGCGATGCAGAGATTAAGCTTTTAATGGAAGTG GGTGATGTAGATAGGGATGGGTACTTGGATTACGGAGAATTTGTGGCGGTGACAATCCACTTACAGAAAATTGAGAATGATGAACACTTTCAGAAAGCATTTATGTACTTTGACAAAGACGGGAGTGGGTACATCGAGCTGGCTGAGCTACGAGATGGCTTGGTCGATGAATCAGGGGATACTGACTCTGAGGTTCTTAGGGAGATCATGCGTGAAGTTGACACTGACAAG GATGGGCGCATAAGTTATGAAGAGTTTGTGGCAATGATGAAATCCGGGATTGACTGGAGAAAGGCATCTAAACAGTACTCAAGGGAAAGATTCAATAGCTTGAGTCTCAATCTAATGAAAGATGGATCACTACAGCTTCAAGATGGTATGACCAAGGAAGCCCGTAAGTACCGGAAAAAATAG
- the LOC141653197 gene encoding uncharacterized protein LOC141653197 — translation MEFCPTCGNMLQYEMRIPARFFCRTCPYVCPLLPKVSIRRGVQLENKEPTPIAVGEKSVGPTTDAPCPKCSHGKAAFHQMQTRSADEPMTIFYKCLNHSCGHQWRED, via the exons ATGGAATTTTGCCCAACATGTGGGAATATGCTACAATATGAAATGCGTATCCCTGCCAGATTTTTCTGCCGAACATGCCCGTATGTGTGCCCCTTATTGCCGAAG GTGAGCATAAGGAGAGGGGTCCAACTTGAAAATAAAGAGCCGACACCAATTGCGGTTGGCGAGAAGAGTGTTGGGCCTACTACTGATG CACCATGTCCAAAGTGCAGTCATGGCAAAGCAGCATTCCACCAAATGCAGACCAGATCAGCTGATGAGCCAATGACTATATTCTACAAATGTTTGAACCACAGCTGCGGACATCAATGGCGTGAAGATTAG
- the LOC141653195 gene encoding protein NRT1/ PTR FAMILY 2.9-like produces MEESNHVVNKPKPEINYAGIKAMPFIIGTETFEKLGAVGTMVNLLMYLTTVFNMKSITATMLVTVVGGTSNLATLLGAFLCDSYFGRYYTLAFASIASFLGLLVIDLTSVFKNLHPAHCQPKQEECQGPTTGQISFLLMGFGLIIIGAAGIRPCNFAFGADQFNPNTESGKRGINSFFNWYFFIYTFAQLVSLTLLVYIQSNVSWSIGLAIPAALMLIGCLLFFMGSKIYVKIRPQGSPIVGLVQVIVAAFRKRELNEHDPDSGSVLKYIASDSINSKLPHTSQFRFLDKAAIITSDDLIKPDGSAANPWRLGTLQQVEEVKCIIRVIPIWASAIVFHIPIVLMNTYVVFQALQSDRRLGLLSFKIPASSYIIFLMISYSLWIPIYDRILVPYLEKVWGKEGGITVLQRIGIGIGLSVLTMLVAGIVEDQRRKTALTKPTLGVFPRKGEISSMSGLWLVFPLSLAGLSEAFTAIGQVEFYYKQFPENMRSVAGSFFFCGMAMSSYLSSLLISIVHKVTEKGRSSGWLAEDLNKGRLDYFYYMVAGLGILNLAYFLACAKWYRYKGTAEYTEDFDVEPLGRLELTDTKKVTA; encoded by the exons ATGGAGGAGTCTAACCATGTTGTAAACAAGCCGAAGCCGGAAATTAATTACGCCGGTATTAAGGCCATGCCTTTCATCATAG GGACCGAGACATTTGAGAAGCTAGGAGCAGTGGGTACGATGGTGAACTTGTTGATGTACTTGACGACGGTATTCAACATGAAAAGCATAACAGCAACAATGTTGGTTACAGTCGTTGGCGGTACCTCCAATTTAGCAACCTTATTAGGTGCCTTCCTTTGCGACTCCTACTTCGGCCGCTACTACACCTTGGCATTTGCCTCTATCGCCTCCTTCTTG GGATTACTGGTGATAGACCTGACATCAGTATTCAAGAATCTACACCCTGCACACTGTCAACCAAAACAAGAAGAATGTCAAGGACCAACAACTGGTCAAATCTCATTTTTATTAATGGGATTTGGACTAATAATAATAGGAGCAGCAGGGATTAGACCATGTAATTTCGCTTTCGGGGCGGATCAATTCAATCCAAATACAGAATCAGGAAAAAGAGGCATTAACAGTTTCTTCAATTGGTATTTCTTCATTTACACATTTGCTCAACTGGTGTCTCTAACCCTACTAGTGTATATCCAATCCAATGTGAGTTGGAGTATCGGATTGGCGATCCCTGCCGCTCTTATGCTCATTGGTTGTTTGCTCTTTTTCATGGGTTCAAAGATTTATGTCAAGATTAGGCCACAGGGTAGTCCTATTGTTGGTTTGGTTCAGGTCATTGTCGCGGCTTTCAGGAAAAGGGAACTGAATGAACATGATCCTGATTCCGGGTCTGTCCTCAAATATATCGCTTCTGATTCTATCAACTCCAAATTGCCACATACTTCTCAGTTCAG GTTCCTTGACAAAGCTGCAATTATTACGTCGGATGACCTAATAAAACCAGATGGATCGGCCGCAAATCCGTGGAGACTTGGCACACTACAACAGGTAGAAGAAGTGAAGTGCATAATAAGAGTAATACCCATCTGGGCATCAGCCATAGTTTTCCATATTCCTATAGTCTTGATGAACACCTATGTGGTATTTCAAGCACTTCAATCGGATCGAAGACTTGGATTACTTAGCTTCAAAATCCCGGCCTCATCGTACATCATCTTCCTTATGATAAGCTACTCCCTTTGGATTCCAATCTATGACAGGATTTTAGTCCCTTATCTAGAGAAAGTCTGGGGAAAAGAGGGTGGAATTACAGTTCTCCAAAGGATTGGAATCGGAATTGGACTCTCGGTCCTTACAATGCTTGTGGCAGGCATAGTGGAAGATCAAAGGAGAAAAACCGCGCTCACAAAACCAACTTTGGGTGTTTTTCCAAGAAAAGGGGAAATTTCTTCAATGTCGGGTTTATGGCTAGTTTTTCCGTTATCACTGGCAGGACTTTCTGAAGCATTTACAGCCATAGGCCAAGTCGAGTTTTATTACAAGCAGTTCCCAGAGAACATGAGAAGCGTTGCAGGGTCGTTTTTCTTTTGCGGGATGGCAATGTCGAGTTATTTGAGTAGTTTGTTGATCTCCATTGTTCACAAGGTGACGGAAAAAGGACGGTCAAGTGGCTGGTTAGCAGAAGATCTTAACAAAGGGAGATTAGATTATTTCTATTATATGGTTGCAGGATTAGGAATCTTAAATTTGGCTTATTTTCTTGCTTGTGCAAAATGGTACAGGTACAAAGGAACTGCTGAATATACCGAGGATTTTGATGTAGAGCCCTTAGGGCGTCTAGAATTGACCGACACTAAGAAGGTAACTGCGTAA